Genomic segment of Candidatus Binatia bacterium:
GTTGATGTCGGACACCCACCGCTCGCCCGTAAACCGCACAGGTGTCCCACCGACCCTGCGGCCTCAGGAGGGGACGAGCGTCATGGCGTCGACCTTCGCGAAGTCCCCATCGAACGTGGCGACGTGAGGCGCGCCGCGGTTTCGGGCGATGGTCACGATGGCGGCATCGACGAAGCTCAGCCCCATGGCAGCTACACGCCGGAACGTGTCGACGGTTGCCAGGAAATACGCGGAGCAGGGAACGAACTCGACCTCACGCGCCCGCAGCAGCGTCTCCGCCACGGCGATGGCTGCCGGCGGGTCGCGCCGCGCCGCGATGACGGTCACGACCTCCAGAAACACATACTCCGGCAGCAGCGCCACGCCCCATTCCCCTGCGACCAGGCGCTTCATGACGGCGGCGGCCGCCTGGTGGTGCACGTCGCGGGTGTTGTGGAAGGCGACGAGAAAGCTCGAATCGAGGACGATCACGACGCACCGTAGACGACGGCGTCGATCTCCTCGCTGAGCCGTTCGGTGCCCGCGGCGTACGGCTCGGGACGCAACTCGGCAAGGCTGCCGTCCCTCCGCAGCACGGGCGCGCTGCGGAGGTAGACGCGGATCGCTTCACTCAGGGTTTCACCGATGGGACGGCCCTCGAGGGCGGCGCGTGCCTTCAGCTCGCGGTATGCCCGCTCGTCGAGGTTGCGCACCGTTGTGTCCATTCGCACTCTTGTAACACTCGAGCCTGCCCCGATCAACTTTGCCCTCGAAATCGCGGCGTGACAGCCAGCTGCGCGCGCGCCACACACATCGATCATACGACACCGATCACGACACGCAGCGACACGCAGGACACGTCCGGCCCTCTTGGCCTGGTTGACCAGGCAACGGACGGAAGTGACTGAAGAGACTGGATTCCGCCTTTCGGCGGAATGACGATTGAGTGCGTCGGCGACTTTTTCAAAGGATCGTTAACGCGCTAGGGGAGCCGACGATAGGTTTCTGCCGGAGCGGTGCTTGACTCCGCCCGGGTAAGGGATAACCCGTGCCCCTGCCCAAGCCCCTGCCCGTGCCCCTGCCCCTGCCCCTGCCCCGACGTCAGGCCAAACCGGGCTGGGGGTCGGGCTGGGAATTGGGGGTGCGTTTGGCGCCCCGGGACGCTGGGTCAGGCCCGCGTTCGCCCGCTCCCGATCCGCATCGCGCGCGGTGACCTATGCCTCGACCCGTCGCGGCACAGCGACTGCACGAGCAGCCGCTTACCGATGTTGTCGACGTCGCGCCGCGTCATGATGCTCCGTGACAAGCGGAAGGCGTTCGCATGCCCGGCGAGACCGAACCAACTCGCCACCGACGCGTGGGCCGTGGCCCGGTCGATCTCGCCGGCGACCACGCGCCGCTGCAACGCCGGCAGCCGCCGCCACAGCCGGAGCACGCTGCGGCGCCGCACGCGCACCCGGCCATCGGCGTGGTGGACGTAACCGAGCAGGTCACACGGCGCACTGAGCGGGGCCACAATCACCCGACGGGGATTCAGCTCGAGCAGGAGGCGGTCGCGCAGGAACGCCCGCACGCACTTCAGTCGATCGCGCGCTGCCGCACGATCGGGAGTGAGCAGCAGAAAGTCATCCATGTAGCGGATGTAGTGCCGCACCCGCAGCTCCTCCTTCACGAAATGATCCAGGGCGTCCAGGTACACGTTCGCAAAGAGCTGGCTCGTCAGGCTGCCGATGGGCATGCCCCGGCCGGGGTGCTCGGCACCGTGCTCGACGAGGCGCCACAGCAGATCCAACACGCGGTCGTCGCCGACGCGGCGGCTGAGCCGCGCCATGAGGACCCCGTGGTCCACACTCGCGAAGTAGCTCTTGATGTCACACTGGACCCGATAGCCGCGGCCGGCGCAGGCGCGCACGAATGCACGGTAGCGCTGGACCGCCAGGTGCGTCCCTCGGCCCGGAATGCACGCGTAACTGTCGGCGATGAAGCCGCGGCGAAAGATCGGGTCGAGCACGTTGAAGATGGCATGATGCACGACGCGGTCGCGAAACGGTGCCGCCCGGATCTCGCGCCGTTTGGGATCGCGAATCCAGAACCGGCGAAAAGGCCCCCACTCGTAGACCCCTGCCTCCAGTTCCCGCCGCACGGCCCACAGGCAGGTCTCCAGATGGTACTCGAACTCCCTCACCTCCGGACGGTCGCGTCTCCCGTGGCTGGCGCCCAGAAAGCCGCGGTACAGATTGTCGAGATCGACAACCCGCGAGAACAGGTGCTTCTCGCGATGCATGCGTCCAACCCAGGCAATCAGCGGACCCGGCGTTCGAGCGGCCTACTGACCGGGTCTGCCGCACGCACTATTCGGCATGGATCCGCGCACGAAGCCACGCCAGGGACATGAGCCCTGTCATCCCTTTGGCACAGGCACCGTCTCCGTGAAGGCGGTGCGGGCGGGCCGCCGGGCGAGCGTCTTCCCGGCTGGGACAACTAGCGGGCGCAACGGACGCCGATGTTGTTGTTCGCATTGGACGGCTGGTTGTTGCCGTTGACCGTGAGCGGGCCGGCATTCGTACCGTTGTTGAAGTTGCCGCCGCGCAACAGCGCACCGGTTTGGCTCATGCCCCTATTCCACATGCACCTCCCGGCCGGCGCGCCGGAGCAACAGCACATACTTCTCCAGCCTCGCCCTTGGGATGCCGCATGTGAGAATCTCCCTCGACTCCGACCCCGCCGCCAGATTGCGGACGGCAATACGAAGGACCCGACCGCAGTCCGCCGCATCTTCGAAAAAG
This window contains:
- a CDS encoding reverse transcriptase/maturase family protein, whose amino-acid sequence is MHREKHLFSRVVDLDNLYRGFLGASHGRRDRPEVREFEYHLETCLWAVRRELEAGVYEWGPFRRFWIRDPKRREIRAAPFRDRVVHHAIFNVLDPIFRRGFIADSYACIPGRGTHLAVQRYRAFVRACAGRGYRVQCDIKSYFASVDHGVLMARLSRRVGDDRVLDLLWRLVEHGAEHPGRGMPIGSLTSQLFANVYLDALDHFVKEELRVRHYIRYMDDFLLLTPDRAAARDRLKCVRAFLRDRLLLELNPRRVIVAPLSAPCDLLGYVHHADGRVRVRRRSVLRLWRRLPALQRRVVAGEIDRATAHASVASWFGLAGHANAFRLSRSIMTRRDVDNIGKRLLVQSLCRDGSRHRSPRAMRIGSGRTRA
- a CDS encoding PIN domain-containing protein; the protein is MIVLDSSFLVAFHNTRDVHHQAAAAVMKRLVAGEWGVALLPEYVFLEVVTVIAARRDPPAAIAVAETLLRAREVEFVPCSAYFLATVDTFRRVAAMGLSFVDAAIVTIARNRGAPHVATFDGDFAKVDAMTLVPS